One window of the Pseudarthrobacter sp. ATCC 49987 genome contains the following:
- a CDS encoding MFS transporter: protein MPTDRSTTDSSAGVMNASGTNQVAPKGAKKPKLRTRRRLRESDVNVVNKPMLKKALGGTIVGNTMEWYDVGVFGYLITTMGPVFLPEADKSVQTLFLLGTFAATFIARPLGGVIFGWLGDKIGRQKVLATTLMLMAASTFAIGLLPGYAQIGMWAAALLVLLKVVQGFSTGGEYAGATTFVSEYSPDKRRGFFASFLDMGSYLGFALGAALVSVLQLTLGQAAMEEWGWRIPFLLAGPLGLIAVYFRSKIEESPQFQATLDAQENFSKDATSSNPAASKSPVGIVKAYWRSLIVAMILVAAANTAGYALTSYMPTYLTESKGYDPVHGTLLTIPVLVIMSLCIPLTGKLSDRIGRRPVLWIGALSTVVLAAPAFMLIGVGEIWSTLLGLGMIAFPVTFYVANLASALPAQFPTASRYGAMGIAYNFSVAIFGGTTPFIVAALIGATGDDMMPAYYLMATSAIGAVAIYFLKESAQRPLPGSMPSVDTQAEAKELVANQDENPLIDLVEMDMPFAAAPADPVADPTAPRNTEKVPAGA from the coding sequence ATGCCCACAGACCGAAGCACGACCGACTCTTCAGCAGGCGTCATGAACGCCAGCGGAACCAACCAAGTTGCACCCAAGGGTGCGAAGAAACCAAAGCTGCGGACGCGGCGTCGACTCAGGGAGTCCGACGTCAACGTCGTCAATAAGCCGATGCTCAAAAAAGCACTCGGCGGCACCATCGTGGGTAACACCATGGAGTGGTACGACGTCGGCGTGTTCGGCTACCTGATCACCACCATGGGGCCGGTATTCCTGCCCGAGGCGGACAAGTCCGTTCAGACCCTGTTCCTGCTGGGAACATTCGCCGCCACCTTCATTGCCCGCCCCCTCGGCGGGGTCATCTTCGGCTGGCTCGGCGACAAGATCGGCCGCCAGAAGGTCCTTGCCACCACCCTGATGCTGATGGCCGCGAGCACCTTCGCCATCGGGCTCCTGCCCGGCTATGCGCAGATCGGAATGTGGGCTGCTGCCCTGCTGGTGCTGCTCAAGGTGGTCCAGGGCTTCTCCACCGGCGGCGAATACGCCGGTGCCACCACCTTCGTGAGCGAATACTCCCCGGACAAGCGCCGCGGCTTCTTCGCCAGCTTCCTGGACATGGGCAGCTACCTCGGCTTCGCCCTCGGTGCCGCCCTCGTCTCCGTGCTGCAGCTGACCCTTGGTCAGGCCGCCATGGAGGAGTGGGGCTGGCGGATCCCGTTCCTGCTTGCCGGTCCGCTGGGTCTGATCGCGGTCTACTTCCGGAGCAAGATCGAGGAATCCCCGCAGTTCCAGGCCACCCTGGACGCCCAGGAGAACTTCTCCAAGGACGCCACGTCCTCGAATCCCGCAGCCTCGAAGAGCCCGGTGGGCATCGTGAAGGCATACTGGCGTTCACTCATCGTTGCCATGATCCTGGTGGCAGCCGCGAATACCGCCGGTTACGCCCTGACGTCCTACATGCCGACGTACCTCACGGAGTCCAAGGGCTACGACCCGGTCCACGGCACCCTGCTGACCATCCCCGTGCTGGTCATCATGAGCCTCTGCATTCCGCTGACCGGCAAGCTGTCTGACCGGATCGGGCGCCGCCCCGTGCTGTGGATCGGCGCGCTCAGCACCGTGGTCCTGGCTGCCCCGGCGTTTATGCTGATCGGTGTCGGAGAAATCTGGTCCACCCTTCTGGGCCTCGGCATGATCGCCTTCCCGGTCACCTTCTACGTGGCGAACCTGGCTTCGGCCCTGCCGGCGCAGTTCCCGACGGCGAGCCGTTACGGCGCCATGGGCATCGCGTACAACTTCTCCGTCGCCATCTTTGGCGGCACCACGCCGTTCATCGTCGCCGCCCTGATCGGCGCCACCGGCGATGACATGATGCCGGCCTACTACCTGATGGCCACCTCGGCGATCGGTGCGGTTGCGATCTACTTCCTCAAGGAATCGGCCCAGCGCCCCCTGCCGGGTTCCATGCCCAGCGTGGACACCCAGGCCGAGGCCAAGGAGCTCGTTGCGAACCAGGACGAGAACCCGCTGATCGACCTGGTGGAAATGGACATGCCGTTTGCCGCAGCCCCGGCGGATCCGGTTGCTGATCCGACGGCACCCCGGAACACCGAAAAGGTTCCGGCCGGCGCCTAA
- a CDS encoding FUSC family protein produces MQPLNAHLRTLHSLAPANKDHVSAVRVAVSVAAPSLLLLAAGRPDLMIYAVFGALTGMYGRNEPHQLRLKHQGQAAVLLVGGLAVGVFLSANQLHSWVLVVTETLLAAAGSLFADKVALKPNGPFFGILALGACASVPTTVHWHTAVLIGALSAVFSMAVGFGGWVRGRAWQRGAERAVPAMLGARRRAAWIHAARYLAAVGAAGSVGVLSGSGHPHWAMAAAAVPLAGADMPSSVHRGLHRIVGTLLGLVVVAAVLFPWVFSPLRAFPGHEAAVLALLVIVLQFTTELFMTRHYGLAMVSFTPVILLMTQLAAPADPLVLVTERAVETLVGAVLGILVVVLIRRRRPPAGGR; encoded by the coding sequence GTGCAGCCCCTCAACGCGCATCTGCGCACCCTCCACAGCCTGGCGCCGGCCAACAAGGACCACGTCTCGGCCGTTCGCGTGGCCGTCAGCGTGGCCGCGCCATCCCTCCTGCTCCTGGCTGCGGGCCGCCCGGACCTGATGATCTACGCCGTGTTCGGCGCCCTGACCGGCATGTACGGCCGGAACGAGCCGCACCAGCTGCGCCTTAAGCACCAGGGCCAGGCCGCCGTCCTCCTGGTGGGCGGGCTGGCTGTCGGCGTCTTCCTGTCGGCGAACCAGCTCCATTCCTGGGTGCTCGTCGTCACCGAAACGCTACTGGCGGCAGCGGGCTCCCTCTTCGCGGACAAGGTCGCCCTGAAGCCCAACGGCCCGTTCTTCGGAATCCTGGCCCTGGGCGCCTGCGCCTCCGTCCCCACAACGGTGCACTGGCACACGGCGGTCCTGATCGGCGCCCTGTCCGCCGTCTTTTCCATGGCGGTGGGGTTCGGCGGCTGGGTCCGGGGCCGGGCCTGGCAACGCGGAGCAGAGCGCGCTGTCCCGGCGATGCTCGGGGCGAGGCGCCGGGCAGCCTGGATCCACGCCGCCCGTTACCTTGCCGCGGTCGGGGCGGCCGGCTCCGTCGGGGTGCTCAGCGGAAGCGGGCACCCGCACTGGGCCATGGCCGCGGCCGCGGTCCCGCTGGCGGGAGCGGACATGCCAAGCAGCGTGCACCGCGGCCTGCACCGGATTGTTGGCACCCTGCTGGGCCTCGTGGTGGTCGCCGCGGTGCTGTTCCCCTGGGTCTTCTCACCCCTCCGGGCGTTCCCGGGCCACGAGGCAGCCGTCCTGGCATTGCTGGTGATTGTCCTGCAGTTCACCACCGAGCTGTTCATGACCAGGCACTACGGCCTGGCCATGGTGTCCTTTACTCCCGTGATCCTGCTGATGACACAGCTCGCCGCCCCTGCCGACCCCCTGGTGCTGGTGACCGAGCGCGCCGTCGAGACCCTGGTGGGAGCCGTGCTGGGCATCCTTGTTGTGGTCCTGATCCGCCGGCGCCGGCCTCCGGCCGGCGGGCGCTGA
- a CDS encoding SDR family NAD(P)-dependent oxidoreductase has product MTPHAATPADTTALITGATAGIGAEFARQLAEQGHNVVLVARDAARLQAGAAELENRYGVRAEVLSADLADDAGVAAVVARLTDPARPVEILVNNAGIGLLRSFAENDIAEETRHLKLHVETAMQLTHAALQGMLGRHSGRIINVASVAAFLPRGSYSAAKAWLVSFCRWANLAYSKEGVNVTAVCPGFTHTEFHDRMGMDKTVTPRWMWLQAERVVREGLADNARGKAVSIPTKRYKVLTAAARVLPDRLVSGPPRRAK; this is encoded by the coding sequence ATGACTCCACATGCCGCGACCCCGGCTGACACCACCGCCCTGATCACCGGAGCCACCGCCGGGATCGGGGCCGAATTCGCCCGCCAGCTCGCAGAACAGGGCCACAACGTGGTCCTCGTGGCCCGCGATGCCGCCCGGCTCCAGGCCGGGGCGGCGGAGCTGGAGAACCGGTACGGCGTCCGCGCGGAGGTTCTCTCCGCCGACCTCGCGGACGACGCCGGGGTGGCAGCCGTCGTCGCGCGTCTCACCGATCCGGCGCGGCCGGTGGAAATCCTCGTCAACAACGCCGGGATCGGCCTGCTGCGTTCCTTCGCGGAGAACGACATCGCGGAGGAGACCAGGCATCTGAAGCTGCATGTGGAGACCGCCATGCAGCTGACCCACGCCGCGCTGCAGGGCATGCTCGGCCGGCACTCGGGCAGGATCATCAACGTTGCCAGCGTGGCGGCGTTCCTGCCCCGCGGAAGCTACTCGGCGGCCAAAGCCTGGCTGGTCAGCTTCTGCCGCTGGGCAAACCTCGCCTACTCCAAGGAGGGTGTGAACGTGACGGCGGTCTGCCCCGGGTTTACCCACACGGAGTTCCACGACCGGATGGGCATGGACAAGACGGTAACCCCGCGCTGGATGTGGCTGCAGGCCGAGCGGGTGGTGCGCGAAGGCCTCGCCGACAACGCACGGGGCAAAGCCGTGTCCATCCCGACCAAGCGCTACAAGGTGCTGACCGCAGCCGCCCGCGTGCTCCCGGACAGGCTCGTATCCGGGCCCCCGCGCCGCGCCAAATAG
- a CDS encoding GNAT family N-acetyltransferase: MTENSAATEDTFSPDVSTTRNDELHRYELHVGGKLAVQIRFIDEPGHVDFIHTDTAEQFQGQGLGKVLAHFALDDVVASGKRIIPNCPFMYRYLRKHDSYTQYIDWPEQPPAGA; encoded by the coding sequence ATGACGGAGAACTCGGCAGCCACTGAAGACACGTTCAGCCCGGACGTATCCACCACCCGGAATGATGAGCTGCACCGCTACGAGCTCCACGTTGGCGGAAAGCTGGCAGTCCAGATCCGCTTCATTGATGAGCCCGGCCATGTGGACTTCATCCACACTGATACGGCGGAGCAATTCCAGGGCCAGGGGCTCGGCAAGGTGCTGGCCCACTTCGCCCTGGACGACGTCGTGGCCTCCGGCAAACGGATCATCCCAAACTGCCCCTTTATGTACCGGTACCTGCGCAAGCACGACTCCTACACCCAGTACATCGACTGGCCGGAGCAGCCACCGGCCGGAGCCTGA
- a CDS encoding acyltransferase family protein, which yields MRPDRDLVIDLARFFCLVLVVVGHTMMVSPVLHPDGTVTSENTLGNQHWFEPVVWVLQVMPLFFVAGGITGVQSWRRLRARGGSAFDFMQARMLRLIRPAAVLLAVMFTGLWAARLAGVDPQVIQLLASGAGMPLWFLAAYLAAQLNLPLLARLHARAPWLTLAGLTSLVVAVDCLRGMMPALAYLNMVFLWCAVQQLGFFLADGGPVAPGRPALAGIILGSNLVLGLLVWLGLYSGNMLVNLNPPNLTLLLLGFSQAAALQLFRPVLAWLASLAWARRVIGVGGRWAMTVYLWHLPLLAAMSGLLLLTAFPQPAGGTAAWWWGRPLVLLALIGLLLPVLMLFGRLEERPTAPATALSRPAAAVVTAAVVVYVPVVDAALNGLTLGLLGGGAACFALAVLLLGRIPVRFVTDSAPGGSGPPLPRPPIRANVEP from the coding sequence CTGCGGCCGGACCGCGACCTGGTGATCGATCTCGCCAGGTTCTTCTGCCTTGTGCTCGTCGTGGTGGGGCACACCATGATGGTCAGCCCGGTGCTGCACCCGGACGGCACCGTGACCTCAGAGAACACCCTCGGCAACCAGCACTGGTTCGAACCGGTGGTCTGGGTCCTGCAGGTCATGCCGCTCTTCTTCGTCGCCGGGGGCATCACCGGCGTGCAGTCCTGGCGGCGCCTGCGGGCCCGGGGCGGCAGCGCCTTCGACTTCATGCAGGCCCGCATGCTGCGGCTCATCCGCCCCGCCGCCGTCCTCCTCGCGGTCATGTTCACCGGGCTCTGGGCCGCACGGCTGGCCGGGGTTGACCCGCAGGTCATCCAGCTGCTGGCCTCCGGCGCCGGTATGCCGCTGTGGTTCCTGGCCGCCTACCTGGCAGCGCAGCTGAATCTTCCACTCCTGGCAAGGCTGCATGCCCGGGCCCCCTGGCTGACCCTGGCAGGCCTCACATCGCTGGTGGTGGCGGTGGACTGCCTGCGGGGGATGATGCCGGCCCTGGCGTACCTGAACATGGTCTTCCTGTGGTGCGCGGTGCAGCAACTTGGCTTCTTCCTCGCCGACGGCGGGCCAGTGGCCCCCGGGCGCCCCGCGCTGGCGGGCATCATCCTGGGCAGCAACCTGGTCCTGGGGCTGCTGGTGTGGCTGGGGCTGTACTCCGGGAACATGCTGGTGAACCTCAACCCGCCCAACCTGACCCTGCTGCTCCTCGGGTTCTCGCAGGCCGCGGCCCTGCAGCTTTTCCGTCCCGTGCTGGCCTGGCTGGCGTCCCTGGCGTGGGCGCGGCGGGTCATCGGAGTGGGCGGGCGGTGGGCCATGACTGTCTATCTCTGGCATTTGCCCCTGCTCGCAGCCATGTCCGGACTTTTGCTGCTGACCGCCTTTCCGCAGCCGGCGGGGGGAACGGCCGCCTGGTGGTGGGGGCGGCCGCTCGTGCTGCTGGCTTTGATCGGGCTGCTGCTGCCCGTACTCATGCTTTTCGGCCGGCTCGAAGAACGCCCGACGGCGCCCGCGACTGCCCTGTCCCGTCCGGCGGCCGCCGTGGTGACGGCCGCCGTCGTCGTCTATGTTCCGGTGGTCGACGCAGCGCTTAACGGGCTCACCCTCGGACTGCTTGGCGGGGGAGCAGCGTGTTTCGCGCTCGCCGTCCTGCTGCTGGGACGGATCCCGGTCCGGTTCGTGACCGATTCGGCCCCCGGCGGATCGGGACCGCCATTGCCACGCCCGCCTATACGTGCCAATGTCGAACCATGA
- a CDS encoding DUF1304 domain-containing protein — protein MILASLVFALLAALLHVYIFTMESITWTRPATWKRFSITSQADADTTRPLAYNQGFYNLFLAAGALAGTGAIALGHPAVGWTLVFSSCGSMLLASIVLALGGRKYLRAAATQGATPLLAVVLAALGLLSA, from the coding sequence ATGATCCTGGCCTCCCTCGTTTTCGCGCTGCTTGCGGCCCTGCTGCACGTCTACATCTTCACCATGGAGTCCATCACCTGGACTCGGCCGGCCACGTGGAAGCGGTTCAGCATCACCTCGCAGGCCGACGCCGACACCACCCGGCCGCTGGCCTATAACCAGGGCTTCTACAACCTTTTCCTGGCCGCCGGGGCCCTCGCCGGCACCGGTGCCATCGCCCTGGGCCACCCTGCGGTCGGCTGGACCCTGGTCTTCAGCAGCTGCGGCTCGATGCTCCTGGCCTCGATCGTGCTCGCCCTCGGCGGCCGCAAATACCTCCGCGCGGCCGCCACCCAGGGCGCGACGCCCCTTCTCGCCGTCGTGCTCGCAGCGCTGGGGCTACTGAGCGCCTGA
- a CDS encoding class II fructose-bisphosphate aldolase: MRARLDQLVASALQQGSAVPAFTCYDFTTALAVVAAAEDAGRGAILLVSPSTAATPNGRRLIAALRGLADAASVPVAVQLDHASDLRVITDAVAAGADSVLVDGSSLEYEDNIALVRAARAALDALALDGTGFAGEVVIEAELGDLAGDEDRAFGPDAQLLAVAVGNVHGKYQGEPELRWDVLQDIAVRTRIPLVLHGASGIPAAELVKAAAMNVGKVNFNTELRTGVLGTLEARTAAHRRDGENLQGLLAEWHATAGTFAATALSTLSR; the protein is encoded by the coding sequence ATGCGTGCCCGTCTCGACCAGCTGGTGGCTTCCGCCCTCCAGCAGGGCTCGGCCGTTCCGGCCTTCACCTGCTACGACTTCACCACGGCCCTCGCCGTGGTGGCGGCGGCGGAGGACGCCGGCCGCGGCGCCATCCTGCTGGTCTCACCCAGCACTGCGGCCACGCCGAACGGCCGCCGGCTGATCGCGGCGCTGCGCGGCCTCGCCGACGCCGCCAGCGTCCCGGTAGCCGTGCAGCTGGACCACGCCTCCGATCTCCGCGTGATTACCGACGCCGTTGCCGCCGGGGCCGACTCCGTGCTGGTGGACGGATCGTCGCTGGAATACGAGGACAACATCGCCCTGGTCCGGGCGGCGCGCGCCGCCTTGGACGCGCTGGCGCTGGACGGCACCGGCTTTGCCGGCGAGGTTGTGATCGAGGCCGAACTCGGCGACCTCGCCGGCGACGAGGACAGGGCCTTTGGGCCCGACGCCCAGCTGCTGGCCGTGGCCGTAGGCAACGTCCACGGCAAATACCAGGGCGAGCCGGAGCTGCGGTGGGACGTGCTGCAGGACATTGCCGTGCGGACCCGCATTCCGCTGGTGCTGCACGGCGCCTCGGGAATCCCCGCCGCGGAACTCGTCAAGGCCGCCGCCATGAACGTCGGCAAGGTCAACTTCAACACGGAGCTGCGGACCGGCGTTCTGGGGACCCTCGAGGCGCGCACGGCCGCGCACCGCAGGGACGGCGAGAACCTTCAGGGACTGCTGGCCGAATGGCACGCCACGGCCGGGACGTTCGCGGCCACGGCGCTGTCCACACTCTCACGCTGA
- a CDS encoding GntP family transporter: MSALALLAIAAAGVALLLVAVIKCKIPAFLALLVVSVIVALVAGIPLPDIVKTVTEGMGGTLGSVAILVGLGAMLGKMIEVSGGAQALAGKFTQLLGPRRVIAALTSAAFLLAIPVFFDVGFIILIPIIYGFSKAAGVNPVKIGLPVGAIMLAIHVVVPPHPGVVGGAGILKADIGWTTIIGLLICIPVGVLGYFVAKRLNRRDYVMLPGTAEQFRLFGSGKSEVEQDTAPSGGVAVKTVAKTAPSPAMIITLIVLPILMIMVGTVGAVMLPKGSPAADIAAFVGAPLIALLTALGMAYYFLGIRRGWSSQHTGEVMDSALAPTAIVILVTGAGGVFGKVLTVSGIGKALAEGLQSVGLPLILMAFILAAVLRASQGSATVAIITTAGLLATSVADGGYSPVQTALILVAIGFGAFGLSHINDSGFWIVTRYLGLSVADGLRTWTVLTTILGVAGFALTFLVWTLVGGLSA, encoded by the coding sequence ATGAGCGCTCTCGCTCTCCTGGCCATAGCCGCAGCAGGCGTAGCCCTGCTGCTGGTGGCCGTCATCAAGTGCAAGATCCCGGCCTTCCTGGCGCTGCTGGTTGTCAGCGTCATTGTCGCCCTGGTTGCGGGAATCCCGCTGCCGGACATCGTCAAGACCGTCACTGAAGGCATGGGCGGCACCCTGGGGTCGGTCGCCATCCTCGTCGGCCTCGGCGCCATGCTCGGCAAGATGATTGAGGTTTCCGGCGGTGCCCAGGCGCTGGCCGGAAAGTTCACCCAACTCCTCGGACCCCGCCGGGTCATCGCGGCCCTGACCTCCGCGGCCTTCCTGCTGGCCATCCCCGTCTTCTTCGACGTCGGATTCATCATCCTGATCCCGATCATCTACGGCTTCTCCAAAGCGGCCGGGGTCAACCCGGTCAAGATCGGGCTGCCCGTCGGCGCGATCATGCTCGCCATCCACGTGGTTGTTCCGCCGCACCCGGGCGTTGTTGGCGGCGCCGGTATCCTCAAGGCCGATATCGGCTGGACGACCATCATCGGGCTCCTGATCTGCATCCCCGTCGGGGTGCTCGGCTACTTCGTTGCCAAACGGCTCAACCGTCGCGACTACGTGATGCTCCCCGGGACTGCCGAGCAGTTCCGCCTCTTCGGCTCCGGCAAATCCGAGGTCGAGCAGGACACCGCCCCAAGCGGCGGCGTCGCGGTCAAGACCGTTGCCAAAACCGCTCCCAGCCCGGCCATGATCATCACCTTGATTGTGTTGCCCATCCTGATGATCATGGTGGGAACCGTCGGCGCGGTGATGTTGCCCAAGGGCAGCCCTGCTGCCGACATCGCAGCCTTCGTCGGCGCACCCCTGATCGCACTGCTGACAGCCCTGGGAATGGCCTACTACTTCCTCGGCATCCGCCGCGGATGGTCCTCCCAGCACACCGGCGAGGTCATGGACTCCGCCCTCGCCCCGACCGCCATTGTCATCCTGGTGACCGGCGCCGGCGGCGTCTTCGGAAAAGTCCTCACCGTCTCGGGCATCGGCAAGGCACTCGCCGAGGGCCTGCAGAGCGTAGGACTGCCGTTGATCCTGATGGCGTTCATCCTGGCCGCGGTTCTCCGCGCCTCCCAGGGGTCGGCCACCGTGGCCATCATCACCACTGCGGGACTTCTGGCGACCTCGGTTGCCGACGGCGGGTACTCGCCTGTACAGACGGCGCTGATTCTGGTGGCAATCGGCTTCGGCGCTTTCGGCCTCAGCCATATCAATGACTCCGGATTCTGGATCGTCACCCGGTACCTGGGACTGTCGGTGGCGGACGGGCTGCGTACGTGGACGGTCCTCACGACCATCCTCGGCGTGGCAGGCTTCGCGCTGACGTTCCTCGTCTGGACCCTGGTGGGGGGCCTGAGCGCCTGA
- a CDS encoding NAD(P)-dependent oxidoreductase: MEKTMNYQVTVLGLGAMGLPMATRLATRLTVHGFDIAEPRLQLAEDAGVRTFASAREAAEGADALLLAVRNGEQLDDVLFGENGVASVLKPGAVVILGSTVGTEAIPATVARLAEFGVSLVDAPLSGGPKRAGEGDLLIVVGAEPQALDAARPVLELLASTLTVVGDKPGDGQALKTVNQLLCGIHIAAAAEAMALADALGLDQAKTLAALEAGAAGSFMLSNRGPRILEAYTENGAEVLSRLDIFVKDMGIVGKATRAAGLAAPVAAAAEQLYLLGQAQGLAAADDSAVIKVVAPTRRTA, encoded by the coding sequence ATGGAGAAAACCATGAACTACCAAGTGACCGTCCTCGGCCTGGGCGCCATGGGACTGCCCATGGCCACCCGGCTGGCAACCCGGCTGACCGTCCACGGCTTCGACATCGCCGAGCCCCGCCTGCAGCTCGCCGAAGACGCCGGGGTCCGCACCTTCGCCTCCGCCCGTGAAGCGGCCGAGGGCGCCGACGCGCTGCTGCTGGCCGTGCGCAACGGCGAGCAGCTCGACGACGTCCTCTTCGGCGAGAACGGGGTCGCCTCCGTGCTGAAGCCGGGCGCCGTCGTGATCCTGGGCAGCACCGTCGGCACCGAGGCCATCCCCGCCACCGTCGCGCGGCTGGCGGAATTCGGCGTTTCCCTCGTTGACGCGCCCCTTTCCGGCGGACCGAAGCGCGCCGGCGAAGGCGACCTCCTGATCGTCGTCGGCGCCGAACCGCAGGCGCTGGACGCGGCCCGGCCGGTCCTGGAACTGCTCGCCTCCACCCTGACCGTCGTGGGGGACAAACCCGGCGACGGGCAGGCCCTCAAGACCGTCAACCAGCTGCTCTGCGGGATCCACATCGCCGCGGCAGCCGAGGCAATGGCCCTCGCAGACGCCCTCGGCCTGGACCAGGCCAAGACCCTCGCAGCCCTGGAAGCCGGCGCCGCCGGGTCCTTTATGCTGTCCAACCGCGGGCCCCGCATCCTCGAGGCCTACACGGAAAACGGCGCGGAGGTCCTCAGCCGCCTGGACATCTTCGTCAAGGACATGGGCATCGTCGGCAAGGCCACCCGCGCCGCCGGCCTTGCCGCCCCGGTGGCCGCCGCCGCCGAGCAGCTCTACCTCCTCGGCCAGGCCCAGGGGCTCGCCGCCGCCGACGACTCCGCGGTGATCAAGGTCGTCGCGCCCACCAGGCGCACCGCCTAG
- a CDS encoding four-carbon acid sugar kinase family protein codes for MPFEPELLEADVLAAFPAEVPIPARTVADALAASSQPFPRILVVLDDDPTGTQSVADLPVLTRWDVEDFTWAFTHRINGRRQDAVYVLTNTRSLDPAEAAARNEEVVRNALAAAALETDGAGSSSAGSSGVSSRLRLAFVSRSDSTLRGHYPLEPDTIAATIAAVSGEVTDGVVIVPAFPDAGRVTIGGVHFMRGTGEDAGKLTPVADTEFARDASFGFANSELAKYVEEKSQGRFPADSVIVLTLDVIRAAGPDGDPRISAKAIADAIDAATDSTPIVADIVTENDFRALALGLEEAERRGKKLLYRVGPPFVRGRIGQEIRTELSGEEAYAGHTPSDAGGLIVVGSHVGVTTRQLKALVEQHGAARIVEIDVEKLLGGDSEVYLDDIVQDVVESLHSADVILHTSRLLIKTDDAAESLRIARTVSAAVVAVVNRALKTFPPRFVIAKGGITSSDVAAHGLEIRHAIVRGPMLPGIVSLWEPVDGPAKGIPYVVFAGNVGDDESLAQVTRKLSNTF; via the coding sequence GTGCCCTTTGAACCAGAGCTTCTTGAAGCAGACGTGCTGGCCGCCTTCCCCGCAGAGGTCCCGATTCCCGCCCGGACCGTCGCCGACGCCCTTGCGGCATCGTCCCAGCCGTTCCCGCGGATCCTGGTGGTGCTCGACGACGACCCGACGGGCACGCAGTCCGTCGCGGACCTGCCGGTCCTCACCCGCTGGGATGTCGAGGACTTCACCTGGGCCTTCACCCACCGCATCAACGGCCGCCGCCAGGACGCGGTCTACGTCCTGACCAACACGCGGAGCCTGGACCCCGCCGAGGCCGCCGCCCGCAACGAAGAGGTGGTCCGGAATGCCCTCGCGGCAGCCGCCCTCGAAACCGACGGTGCCGGCTCCAGCAGTGCCGGTTCCAGCGGTGTCAGTTCCAGGCTCCGCCTCGCGTTCGTCAGCCGCAGTGACTCCACCCTCCGCGGCCACTACCCGCTGGAACCGGACACGATCGCGGCAACCATCGCCGCTGTCAGCGGCGAGGTGACCGACGGCGTCGTGATCGTCCCGGCATTCCCCGACGCCGGACGCGTGACGATCGGCGGGGTGCACTTCATGCGCGGCACCGGTGAGGATGCCGGCAAGCTCACCCCGGTGGCGGACACCGAATTCGCCAGGGATGCGAGCTTCGGCTTCGCGAACTCCGAACTGGCCAAGTACGTCGAAGAGAAGTCCCAGGGCCGCTTCCCGGCGGATTCGGTGATCGTGCTGACCCTGGACGTCATCCGCGCCGCGGGCCCGGACGGCGACCCCCGGATTTCGGCGAAGGCCATCGCGGACGCTATCGACGCGGCCACCGACTCCACCCCGATCGTGGCCGACATCGTGACCGAAAACGATTTCCGCGCCCTCGCACTGGGCCTGGAGGAAGCGGAACGCCGCGGCAAGAAGCTGCTTTACCGGGTGGGTCCGCCGTTCGTGCGGGGCCGCATCGGCCAGGAAATCCGCACCGAGCTCAGCGGCGAGGAGGCCTATGCGGGCCACACGCCCTCCGACGCCGGCGGCCTGATCGTGGTCGGCTCCCACGTGGGCGTCACCACCCGCCAGCTTAAGGCCCTCGTCGAACAGCACGGCGCCGCGCGCATCGTGGAAATCGACGTCGAAAAGCTGCTGGGCGGCGATTCCGAGGTCTACCTGGACGACATCGTCCAGGACGTCGTGGAGTCCCTGCACAGCGCCGACGTCATCCTCCACACCAGCAGGCTGCTCATCAAGACTGACGACGCCGCCGAGAGCCTCCGGATCGCCCGCACCGTGTCCGCCGCCGTCGTCGCTGTGGTGAACCGGGCCCTGAAGACGTTCCCGCCGCGCTTTGTCATCGCCAAGGGCGGCATCACGTCCTCGGATGTGGCCGCCCACGGCCTGGAAATCCGGCACGCGATCGTCCGCGGCCCTATGCTGCCTGGCATTGTCAGCCTCTGGGAGCCGGTGGACGGGCCCGCGAAGGGTATTCCCTACGTTGTCTTCGCCGGCAACGTGGGTGACGACGAGTCCCTGGCCCAGGTCACCCGCAAGCTCAGCAACACTTTCTGA